Part of the Cryomorphaceae bacterium genome is shown below.
AAGCAGGGCATGAAAATTATGACCAAGGCCGAGGTCACCAAGGTAGATACCTCCGGCAAAGGGTGCAAAGTAACGGTAAAAACAGCCAAAGGCGAGGAAGTGATTGAGTGCGACGTAGTACTCTCGGCCGTAGGAATCTCAGCCAATATTGAGAACATCGGCCTTGAAGAAGTGGGCATCATTACCGACAAAGGTAAAATCCAGGTGAATGAGTACTACGAAACCAATATACCCGGTTACTATGCCATTGGCGACTGCGTACCCGGACCGGCGCTTGCCCATGTGGCATCTGCCGAGGGTATTACCTGCGTAGAAAAAATCGCCGGACACCATCCTGAACCCATTGACTACAACAACATTCCGGGCTGCACCTACTGCTCGCCTGAAGTTGCCTCAGCCGGCTACACCGAAAAAGCTGCCAAAGAGGCCGGCTATGAGCTGAAAATAGGCAAGTTTCCTTTCTCCGCTTCGGGCAAAGCCAAGGCGGGCGGAAACAGCGAGGGTTTTGTGAAACTCATTTTTGACGCCAAATATGGTGAGCTTCTTGGCGCACACATGATTGGCGCCGGTGTAACCGAGATGATCGCCGAGATTGTTTCCATTCGAAAGCTGGAAACCACCGGACATGAAATCATCAAAACCGTTCACCCCCACCCTACCATGAGCGAGGCCATTATGGAGGCCGCCGCTGCTGCGTACGACGAGGTGATACACCTTTAGCACAAACACTCTGAAAGTGAAAAGCCTGCAGCGATGCGGGCTTTTTTTATGCAGAAGATTGATTGTTATCTAACCCAAATGATGTAAATGGAGGAGCGATGAGCTTCGAAATACCTGCCTGCCGATTTACCTGCCGGAGGCATGGCAGGCTGGCCTGCCTGCCAGGAGGCAGGCTTGCATTAGTTGGCCCGAAAGCTTCAGGGCGATTTAGCTGCCCGCCATCAATTGGTTACGGGAGGCAGGCGGGGAGAATCACTTTTTCAATGCGGCGAAGCAAACT
Proteins encoded:
- the lpdA gene encoding dihydrolipoyl dehydrogenase, whose amino-acid sequence is MNYDVIVLGSGPGGYVTAIRASQLGLKTAVIEKESLGGVCLNWGCIPTKALLKSANVFEYLSHASDYGISVKDAKPDFDGMIKRSRDTADGMSKGVQFLMKKNKIDVISGTGKVKPGKKVAVTDADGKESEYSAKHIIIATGARSRELPNLPQDGEKIIGYRKAMSLKTQPKKMVVVGSGAIGVEFAYFYNTIGTEVTVVEYMPHIVPVEDEEVSRQLERSFKKQGMKIMTKAEVTKVDTSGKGCKVTVKTAKGEEVIECDVVLSAVGISANIENIGLEEVGIITDKGKIQVNEYYETNIPGYYAIGDCVPGPALAHVASAEGITCVEKIAGHHPEPIDYNNIPGCTYCSPEVASAGYTEKAAKEAGYELKIGKFPFSASGKAKAGGNSEGFVKLIFDAKYGELLGAHMIGAGVTEMIAEIVSIRKLETTGHEIIKTVHPHPTMSEAIMEAAAAAYDEVIHL